A section of the Kluyveromyces lactis strain NRRL Y-1140 chromosome F complete sequence genome encodes:
- the DDP1 gene encoding polyphosphatase DDP1 (similar to uniprot|Q99321 Saccharomyces cerevisiae YOR163W DDP1 Diadenosine polyphosphate hydrolase member of the MutT family of nucleotide hydrolases with high specificity for diadenosine hexa- and pentaphosphates required for efficient hydrolysis of diphosphorylated inositol polyphosphates), which translates to MSDFIKTDTSRVGRENQLYSSVTGARLVAGCIILDESRENVLMVQSSAHKKRWVLPKGGIESDEPDFESAARRETWEEAGATGDIVKALGSIEDMRPPKDWNPDLEAFESSNDETVNKWPPRSEFHFFEMINVKLEDNYPEVKTRNRQWFSYEQAKENLTRAKRPELIEALNRSSIKKS; encoded by the coding sequence ATGTCAGACTTTATCAAGACCGACACCTCAAGAGTAGGACGTGAGAATCAGTTGTATTCAAGTGTCACTGGTGCTAGACTCGTTGCAGGATGTATAATACTGGATGAAAGCCGAGAGAATGTCTTAATGGTCCAGTCATCCGCTCATAAGAAGAGATGGGTGTTGCCAAAGGGTGGTATTGAAAGTGATGAACCTGACTTTGAGTCCGCTGCAAGAAGAGAGACCTGGGAAGAAGCTGGTGCCACAGGCGATATAGTGAAAGCACTTGGTTCCATTGAGGATATGAGACCTCCAAAGGACTGGAACCCAGATTTGGAAGCATTCGAGAGTTCGAATGACGAAACTGTTAACAAATGGCCTCCCAGGTCCGAATTCCATTTCTTCGAGATGATTAATGTTAAATTGGAGGACAATTATCCTGAAGTGAAGACAAGAAACCGTCAATGGTTCTCCTACGAACAGGCCAAAGAAAACTTGACCCGTGCCAAGAGGCCAGAGCTCATTGAGGCTCTGAATAGAAGTAGCATCAAGAAAAGTTAG
- the GET4 gene encoding protein GET4 (similar to uniprot|Q12125 Saccharomyces cerevisiae YOR164C Hypothetical ORF): protein MSDKLTKTLQRFNARIEAGDYYEAHQTLRTIANRYVRAKKYDESIDLISHAAGAFLRSKQGGSGSDLIFYLLEVYDLASVPCNDSSVSRLIQLLVLVDGQEPNLKDVVTGMNNWSVKHSEYKFGDPYLHSAIATKLLEGGYTYEAERYLVLGTHDSMKRYVDLLWDWYQQSGEDSSFPDFISRMIFNYLFIFNIEYALEGSKELLKRFTNHKTDVKFELTEKGPYKIDYFSSWESLNFLQLLIIACQTQETILFQNLKSQYSTLANKYNSELQFLGQEYFGIKVEKPINFLQDMMSGFFGGK from the coding sequence ATGAGTGATAAATTAACGAAGACCTTACAGAGATTCAATGCGAGAATTGAAGCTGGTGATTATTATGAAGCCCATCAGACGTTAAGAACCATTGCTAATAGATATGTGCGGGCCAAAAAGTATGATGAATCgattgatttgatttctcATGCAGCCGGTGCGTTTTTGAGGTCCAAGCAAGGTGGTTCTGGTTcagatttgatcttctaTCTACTTGAAGTTTACGATTTGGCATCGGTTCCATGCAATGACTCTTCGGTCTCTAGACTCATTCAATTACTCGTCCTCGTTGACGGCCAGGAACCAAATTTAAAGGATGTAGTGACAGGGATGAACAATTGGTCTGTGAAACATAGTGAATATAAGTTTGGTGACCCATACTTACATTCAGCGATCGCTACAAAATTACTTGAAGGTGGATATACATACGAAGCGGAAAGATATCTAGTGCTAGGTACTCATGACTCGATGAAGCGGTATGTGGATCTACTTTGGGACTGGTATCAGCAATCCGGTGAGGACTCCAGTTTCCCCGATTTCATATCAAGAATGATATTCAACTatttgttcatcttcaataTCGAATATGCATTGGAGGGATCTAAAGAACTTTTAAAACGGTTTACCAATCACAAGACAGATGTAAAATTTGAGTTAACAGAGAAAGGCCCATATAAGATTGATTATTTCTCATCGTGGGAATCGTTGAACTTTTTACAGTTGTTAATAATCGCATGTCAAACTCAAGAAACTATTCTTTTCCAGAATCTAAAATCACAATACTCAACTCTTGCCAACAAATACAACTCTGAGCTACAATTCTTGGGCCAAGAATACTTCGGTATCAAGGTCGAGAAACCAATCAACTTCTTGCAAGATATGATGTCTGGTTTCTTTGGAGgtaaataa